The proteins below are encoded in one region of Metallibacterium scheffleri:
- a CDS encoding reverse transcriptase family protein — translation MNPKAAQPKYTFSPVRSLASLSRSLGVSVVDLQRIGDTAGGLYRDGKPIIKADGSIRRTFDALPLLKSVHRRIQARFFQRVVFPDYITGSLKGRDARRNAVLHAGAAIVVTEDIKNFFPSTDAKVVYSIWVSFFRFAPEVAQLLTMLTIKDGALPQGAITSSYLANLAFWDREWRLYENLRDRGISYSRYVDDVTCSSKEQLNNEKIGSCIAEVYGLMASKGFQAKRSKHEIRRGNGPMLTTKLMINARPALLTRERQNIRTAVHQLEVLSKNSTDPVRLKSEINRVSGRVGRLSQFHPIEGAALRARLTTLRVGLDLNQ, via the coding sequence ATGAACCCCAAGGCAGCCCAGCCTAAGTACACTTTCAGCCCAGTTCGATCTCTGGCGAGTCTAAGCCGATCGCTGGGAGTGTCCGTTGTTGATTTGCAGCGAATCGGTGATACAGCTGGCGGCCTATATCGGGACGGCAAGCCAATCATCAAGGCTGATGGCAGCATCCGGAGGACGTTTGATGCGCTTCCTTTGCTCAAAAGTGTCCACAGACGGATACAGGCACGGTTTTTCCAGAGAGTCGTGTTTCCCGATTACATTACGGGTAGTCTGAAAGGGCGTGATGCGCGAAGAAATGCGGTTTTGCATGCTGGCGCTGCCATCGTCGTAACCGAGGACATCAAAAACTTCTTCCCGAGCACGGACGCGAAGGTTGTTTACTCAATATGGGTGAGCTTTTTCCGGTTTGCGCCAGAAGTGGCGCAGCTGCTGACAATGTTGACCATAAAAGATGGTGCCCTGCCTCAGGGTGCAATCACTAGTTCGTATCTTGCGAATCTCGCGTTTTGGGATCGAGAGTGGCGGTTGTACGAGAACTTACGGGATAGAGGGATCTCGTATTCCCGTTATGTTGATGACGTGACCTGCTCGTCCAAAGAGCAGCTAAATAACGAGAAGATTGGCAGTTGCATTGCTGAAGTTTATGGGCTTATGGCTTCGAAGGGTTTCCAAGCCAAAAGATCAAAGCACGAGATCCGACGTGGGAACGGTCCCATGTTGACCACCAAGCTCATGATCAACGCGCGTCCAGCGTTGCTGACCAGGGAGCGGCAGAACATACGCACCGCCGTGCATCAGCTCGAAGTGCTCAGTAAGAATTCGACAGATCCAGTGCGATTGAAATCTGAGATCAATCGAGTCTCAGGGCGCGTAGGGCGACTGTCCCAGTTCCACCCGATAGAGGGAGCAGCTCTCAGGGCTAGGCTTACGACGCTTCGAGTGGGCTTGGACCTCAACCAATAG
- a CDS encoding restriction endonuclease subunit S, with translation MKLAKVVDVKGGKRLPSGAAFSTEPTSHPYIRGQDIRGGRIRASEQFYITDDVFEKIRRYTVQVGDVCITIVGNIGDVGITPPELDGANLTENAVKLIPTTLNLDSRFLAYALLSPDAQQQMKLSAAGAAQPKLGIYKVNDIEIPFLQVERQRRIAAILSAYDDLIENNMRRIAILEEMARRIYEEWFVRFRFPGHEQTRMVESEVGPVPEGWRVCRLGDEIELAYGKALKAEDRVEGDIPVYGSSGVVGLHSFSLVDGPGIIVGRKGNVGSVHWCDVPFFPIDTVFYVKSALPLHFVFFNLQQQNFLNNDAAVPGLNRNQAYALPLLVPSPDLLARFANTCASLLGLTRVLSRKNHNLRTTRDLLLPRLISGELDVSDLPEPQAVVA, from the coding sequence GTGAAGCTGGCAAAGGTTGTAGATGTGAAGGGTGGGAAACGTCTTCCGTCAGGTGCGGCGTTTTCCACTGAGCCGACCAGTCACCCTTACATCAGAGGGCAAGACATCAGGGGCGGCCGCATCCGAGCGAGTGAGCAGTTCTACATCACTGACGATGTATTCGAGAAGATTCGTAGGTATACCGTTCAAGTCGGCGACGTGTGCATCACCATCGTCGGGAACATTGGGGACGTTGGAATTACGCCACCGGAACTCGATGGTGCGAACTTGACGGAAAACGCCGTCAAGTTGATTCCGACCACGCTCAACCTTGACAGTCGCTTTCTGGCCTACGCGCTCCTCTCTCCGGACGCGCAGCAGCAGATGAAGTTGTCTGCGGCGGGAGCCGCCCAGCCGAAGCTCGGGATCTACAAGGTCAATGACATCGAGATTCCGTTTCTACAAGTGGAGCGTCAACGCCGCATCGCCGCCATCCTCTCCGCCTACGACGACCTGATCGAGAACAACATGCGGCGCATCGCGATTCTGGAGGAGATGGCACGGCGCATCTACGAGGAATGGTTCGTGCGCTTCCGCTTCCCCGGCCACGAGCAAACCCGCATGGTCGAGTCCGAGGTGGGCCCGGTGCCGGAAGGGTGGCGCGTGTGTCGGCTTGGCGACGAAATCGAACTTGCCTACGGTAAGGCACTCAAGGCGGAGGACCGTGTTGAAGGAGACATACCTGTATATGGGTCCAGTGGCGTCGTCGGGCTCCACTCCTTCAGTCTTGTGGACGGCCCTGGAATCATCGTCGGGCGCAAGGGCAACGTCGGCAGCGTGCATTGGTGCGATGTGCCTTTCTTCCCCATCGATACGGTGTTCTACGTCAAGTCTGCGTTGCCGCTGCATTTCGTCTTTTTCAACCTGCAGCAGCAGAATTTTCTGAACAATGATGCTGCGGTTCCGGGGCTGAATCGCAATCAGGCATACGCCTTGCCTCTGCTTGTTCCATCGCCTGATCTGCTCGCGCGTTTTGCAAATACTTGCGCAAGTCTTCTCGGTCTTACCCGCGTGCTGTCTCGAAAGAACCACAACCTCCGCACCACCCGCGACCTGCTGCTGCCCCGGCTGATCTCCGGTGAGCTGGACGTGTCCGACCTGCCCGAGCCGCAGGCCGTCGTCGCATGA
- a CDS encoding type I restriction endonuclease subunit R: MTRIPTVRNIAAGYGELLLVELPAIALLESLGWTHTNLFAETFGEHGSEGRESEHQVILTRRLRAALQRLNPGLPDAAYAQAIEQIRAERSTQLAVNANRELYRLLKDGVKVSLPDAHGGQETVTLRVIDWSTPDNNEFFLASQMWVAGDMYRRRCDLLGFVNGLPLVFIELKKPSVPLKSAFDDNLRDYRGQSIPQLFHPNAFILLSNGSDTRVGTLTSAWEHFFDWKRVDDEAEVLGPNAGTVSLERALRGLLTPARLLDYVENFTLFEEAKGGLVKKTAKNHQFLGVNKAIARLQELRASEPAERKRLGVFWHTQGSGKSLSMVFFTQKVLRRVLGSCTFVVVTDREELDAQISKTFKATGATAREDVRATSGEHLKQLLRGSERYIFTLIQKFRNEPGQPYLQLSDRSDVIVITDEAHRSQYDVFALNMRNALPNAGFIGFTGTPLIAGEEERTREVFGDYVSVYDFARSIEDGATVPLYYENRIPEVQLTNADLNRDLETLLEAAELDEDQEKKLEREFGREYHIITREDRLEAIAEDVVRHFVGRGYRGKAMMVCIDKATAVRMYDKVQVHWEAEIARLQAALEPAHGDAREALIARIRLMETTDMAVVVSQGQNEVEDLAGKGLNITPHRQRLLKEKLDEKFKDEADPLRLVFVCAMWITGFDVPTCSTIYLDKPMRAHTLMQTIARANRVAPGKESGLIVDYVGIFRALQNALAVYAQPGASGQASPILDKAELVQALRAALQDAQTFAAQHGVSLDAIAGAQGFARIGLIADAVEALLVSDADKKHYLRLAEQVARLFKAILPDPLAHELAPMAVLVSYLAAKIRAETGQPDISAVMGDVEALLNDSIATEGYHIAPASQPEALINLSEIDFKALQDKFAQGHKRTEVEKLRRLIEGRLNPMLQINPSRVDLAEKFQQLIDEYNAGSRNIEELFDELVQFARDLSAEEQRAVAENLSEEELALFDILTKPEPKLSNAEQAEVKRVCRELLATLKREKLVLDWREKQQAKAAVMQAIRLQMRQLPPAYTREVQQEKFARTFAHIYDHYSGAVRSSYQPSATQ, from the coding sequence ATGACCCGCATCCCCACCGTCCGCAATATCGCCGCTGGCTACGGCGAGCTGCTGCTGGTGGAACTGCCGGCCATCGCGCTGCTGGAGTCGCTGGGCTGGACGCACACCAACCTGTTCGCAGAAACCTTCGGCGAGCACGGCAGCGAAGGCCGCGAGAGCGAGCATCAGGTCATCCTCACCCGCCGCCTGCGCGCGGCCTTGCAGCGGCTCAACCCGGGCCTGCCGGACGCAGCGTATGCGCAGGCCATCGAGCAAATCCGCGCCGAGCGCAGCACGCAACTGGCCGTCAACGCCAACCGTGAGCTGTACCGGCTGCTGAAGGACGGGGTGAAGGTGAGCCTGCCGGATGCGCACGGCGGCCAGGAGACCGTCACCCTGCGCGTGATTGACTGGTCCACACCGGACAACAACGAGTTCTTTCTTGCTTCGCAGATGTGGGTGGCGGGCGACATGTACCGCCGCCGCTGCGATCTGCTGGGCTTCGTCAACGGCCTGCCGCTGGTGTTCATCGAGCTGAAAAAGCCCAGCGTGCCGCTGAAGAGCGCCTTCGACGACAACCTGCGCGACTACCGCGGGCAGAGCATTCCGCAACTGTTCCACCCCAACGCCTTCATCCTGCTGAGCAACGGCAGCGACACGCGCGTGGGCACGCTGACCAGCGCCTGGGAACACTTTTTCGACTGGAAGCGGGTGGACGACGAGGCCGAAGTGCTCGGCCCGAATGCCGGCACGGTGAGCCTGGAGCGCGCCCTGCGCGGCCTGCTGACCCCGGCGCGGCTGCTGGACTACGTGGAAAACTTCACCCTGTTCGAGGAGGCCAAGGGCGGCCTGGTGAAGAAGACCGCCAAGAATCACCAGTTCCTCGGCGTGAACAAAGCCATCGCGCGGCTGCAGGAACTGCGTGCCAGCGAGCCGGCCGAGCGCAAGCGTCTGGGCGTGTTCTGGCACACCCAGGGTTCCGGCAAGAGTCTGTCGATGGTGTTCTTCACGCAGAAGGTGCTGCGCCGCGTGCTGGGCAGTTGCACCTTCGTCGTCGTGACCGACCGCGAGGAACTGGACGCGCAGATCAGCAAGACCTTCAAGGCCACCGGCGCCACCGCGCGCGAGGACGTGCGCGCGACCAGCGGCGAGCACCTCAAGCAACTCCTGCGCGGCAGCGAGCGCTACATCTTCACCCTGATCCAGAAATTCAGGAACGAGCCGGGACAGCCCTACCTGCAACTCTCCGACCGCTCCGACGTGATCGTGATCACCGACGAGGCGCACCGCAGCCAGTACGACGTGTTCGCGCTGAACATGCGCAACGCTCTGCCCAACGCTGGTTTCATCGGCTTCACCGGCACGCCCCTGATCGCCGGCGAGGAAGAGCGCACGCGCGAGGTGTTCGGCGACTACGTGAGCGTGTACGACTTCGCGCGCTCGATCGAGGACGGCGCGACTGTGCCGCTGTACTACGAGAACCGCATCCCCGAGGTGCAGCTCACCAACGCCGACCTCAACCGCGATCTGGAAACCCTGCTCGAAGCCGCCGAGCTGGACGAGGATCAGGAGAAGAAGCTGGAGCGCGAGTTCGGCCGTGAGTACCACATCATCACCCGCGAGGACCGACTGGAGGCGATCGCCGAGGACGTGGTGCGGCACTTTGTCGGCCGCGGCTATCGCGGCAAGGCGATGATGGTGTGCATCGACAAGGCCACCGCGGTGCGCATGTACGACAAGGTGCAGGTGCACTGGGAAGCCGAGATCGCGCGGCTGCAGGCGGCGCTGGAGCCGGCCCATGGCGATGCGCGCGAGGCACTAATCGCGCGCATTCGCTTGATGGAAACCACGGACATGGCCGTGGTCGTGTCACAGGGCCAGAACGAGGTGGAAGACCTGGCCGGAAAGGGCCTGAACATCACCCCGCACCGTCAGCGCCTGCTGAAGGAAAAACTCGACGAGAAGTTCAAGGACGAGGCCGACCCGCTGCGCCTGGTGTTTGTGTGCGCGATGTGGATCACCGGCTTCGACGTGCCGACCTGCTCGACGATCTATCTCGACAAGCCGATGCGTGCGCACACCCTGATGCAGACCATCGCGCGCGCCAACCGCGTGGCGCCGGGCAAGGAATCGGGGCTGATCGTCGATTACGTCGGCATCTTCCGTGCGCTGCAGAACGCGCTGGCCGTGTACGCCCAGCCCGGAGCGTCCGGACAGGCCTCGCCCATCCTCGACAAGGCCGAGCTGGTGCAGGCGCTGCGCGCGGCGCTGCAGGACGCGCAGACCTTCGCCGCCCAGCATGGCGTGAGCCTGGATGCCATCGCCGGCGCGCAGGGCTTTGCGCGCATCGGGCTGATTGCCGATGCGGTGGAGGCGCTGCTGGTCAGCGACGCCGACAAGAAGCATTACCTGCGCCTGGCCGAACAGGTGGCGCGCCTGTTCAAGGCCATCCTGCCCGATCCGCTGGCGCACGAGCTGGCGCCGATGGCGGTGCTGGTGAGCTATCTCGCCGCCAAGATCCGCGCCGAAACCGGCCAGCCCGACATCAGCGCCGTGATGGGTGACGTGGAGGCGCTGCTCAACGATTCGATTGCCACCGAGGGCTACCACATCGCCCCGGCCAGCCAGCCCGAGGCGCTGATCAATCTGTCCGAGATCGACTTCAAGGCGCTGCAGGACAAGTTTGCGCAGGGCCACAAGCGCACCGAGGTCGAGAAGCTGCGCCGCCTGATCGAGGGTCGTCTGAACCCGATGCTGCAGATCAATCCATCGCGCGTGGACCTGGCCGAGAAGTTCCAGCAGCTGATCGACGAGTACAATGCCGGCAGCAGGAACATCGAGGAACTGTTCGACGAGCTGGTGCAGTTCGCCCGCGACCTGAGCGCGGAAGAACAGCGCGCCGTGGCCGAGAACCTGAGCGAGGAGGAACTGGCGCTGTTCGACATCCTCACCAAGCCCGAGCCGAAGCTGAGCAACGCCGAACAGGCCGAGGTCAAGCGCGTGTGCCGCGAACTGCTGGCCACGCTCAAGCGCGAGAAGCTGGTGCTGGACTGGCGCGAAAAGCAGCAGGCCAAGGCGGCGGTGATGCAGGCCATTCGCCTGCAGATGCGCCAGCTGCCGCCGGCCTACACGCGCGAAGTGCAGCAGGAGAAATTCGCGCGCACCTTCGCCCACATCTACGACCACTACAGCGGCGCGGTGCGGAGTAGTTATCAGCCCAGCGCGACGCAGTAA
- a CDS encoding zeta toxin family protein gives MSAPRRILIIAGPNGAGKTTFARVFLPEADYRDFVNADLIAAGLSPFHPEAAALRAGRLMLEEIAARVVRGRSFAFETTLSGHGYARQIPRWRALGYHVALVFLSLPSADMAVQRVADRVAQGGHGIPAAIVRRRFDAGLRNFEGVYKPLVNAWALYDNAGNEPVLLAGQENS, from the coding sequence ATGAGCGCGCCGCGCCGCATCCTGATCATCGCTGGGCCGAATGGCGCGGGCAAAACCACCTTCGCCCGCGTGTTCCTGCCCGAGGCCGATTACCGCGATTTCGTCAACGCCGACCTGATCGCCGCCGGGCTGTCGCCCTTTCACCCGGAAGCCGCCGCGCTGCGTGCCGGGCGCCTGATGCTGGAAGAAATTGCCGCGCGCGTGGTGCGTGGCCGCAGCTTTGCCTTTGAAACCACGCTGAGCGGCCACGGCTACGCGCGGCAGATTCCGCGATGGCGCGCGCTGGGCTATCACGTCGCGCTGGTGTTCCTGTCGCTGCCCAGCGCCGACATGGCGGTGCAGCGCGTGGCCGACCGCGTGGCGCAAGGCGGCCACGGCATCCCCGCGGCCATTGTCCGCCGCCGCTTCGATGCCGGGCTGCGCAACTTCGAGGGCGTTTACAAGCCTTTGGTCAACGCCTGGGCGCTGTATGACAATGCAGGCAACGAGCCGGTGCTGCTGGCCGGACAGGAGAACTCATGA
- a CDS encoding ArdC family protein gives MHDPTNSTNNPRTAQGDRGLFRPQTRPEAHLPAGEGKAGNGQPDFMALLREALTQPGRVAECYHLFHSYSLSNALWVAGQLWARGEALAPIASFNRWKELGRVVKKGSKALMMSMPVTVKAKADAKPEDDAQDGGKGKASHTLFIARRNWFALHQTEPLEGAEPHDLEAKAPAAWNPAHALAALGITREAFQSSDGNTQGYALPESRRVAVSPLAVEPIKTLCHELAHCLLHSEQGRIEDGPELTRSLAEVEAESVAYLCCAVLSCGNLEASRGYIQHWLQDTSAERVTEKHARRIMGAADKILKAGRAAPAEAEA, from the coding sequence ATGCATGACCCGACGAACAGCACGAACAACCCGCGCACGGCCCAAGGCGACCGGGGCCTGTTCCGGCCCCAGACCCGGCCCGAGGCTCACCTCCCGGCAGGTGAGGGAAAGGCTGGAAACGGACAACCCGACTTCATGGCGCTGTTGCGTGAGGCGCTGACGCAGCCCGGCCGCGTGGCAGAGTGCTACCACCTGTTTCACAGCTATTCGCTGAGCAATGCGCTCTGGGTGGCGGGGCAACTATGGGCGCGTGGCGAAGCACTGGCACCAATTGCCAGTTTCAACCGTTGGAAGGAACTGGGCCGCGTGGTCAAGAAGGGCAGCAAGGCGCTGATGATGTCTATGCCCGTGACCGTGAAGGCGAAGGCCGACGCGAAGCCGGAAGATGACGCGCAGGACGGAGGCAAGGGCAAGGCTTCCCACACGCTGTTCATTGCCCGCCGTAACTGGTTCGCGCTGCACCAGACCGAGCCGCTGGAGGGCGCCGAGCCGCACGACCTCGAGGCCAAGGCCCCGGCCGCATGGAACCCGGCGCACGCGCTGGCAGCGCTGGGCATCACGCGTGAAGCGTTCCAATCCAGCGATGGCAACACGCAGGGCTACGCGCTGCCGGAGTCCCGCCGCGTGGCGGTGTCGCCGCTGGCTGTGGAACCGATCAAGACGCTGTGCCACGAGCTCGCGCATTGCCTGCTGCACTCGGAGCAAGGCCGCATCGAGGATGGCCCGGAATTGACCCGCAGTCTTGCCGAGGTTGAAGCCGAGTCGGTCGCGTATCTGTGCTGTGCCGTTCTGAGCTGCGGCAATCTCGAGGCATCGCGTGGCTACATCCAGCACTGGTTGCAAGACACCAGCGCCGAGCGGGTCACCGAGAAGCACGCCCGCCGCATCATGGGTGCTGCCGACAAAATCTTGAAGGCCGGGCGCGCGGCGCCGGCCGAGGCCGAGGCCTGA
- a CDS encoding DUF6573 family protein — protein sequence MLNDDDLIYSYTRSQALADGVLVDLSERAHSCSIRYSTACTASVWAVIQAIPEPDRDMREVAEAVRISAVLSAMLEAIRAARGTDRVVFRALGAELWAQCGPGDDGEPVITIMLEGED from the coding sequence ATGTTGAACGACGACGACTTGATCTACAGCTACACCCGCAGCCAGGCTCTCGCCGATGGCGTGCTGGTGGATCTGAGCGAGCGCGCGCATTCCTGCAGCATCCGCTACTCGACCGCGTGCACAGCGAGCGTGTGGGCAGTGATCCAAGCCATTCCGGAGCCCGACCGCGACATGCGCGAGGTGGCCGAGGCCGTGCGAATTTCGGCGGTGCTCTCCGCGATGCTCGAGGCCATCCGCGCGGCGCGTGGCACCGATCGCGTGGTGTTCCGCGCGCTGGGTGCGGAACTGTGGGCGCAGTGTGGGCCGGGTGATGACGGGGAGCCCGTGATCACGATCATGCTGGAAGGCGAGGATTGA
- a CDS encoding JAB domain-containing protein, with protein sequence MRTATIRTSPTRTATSRVKVEGLTSEQQVRSEDAALYQHRDPEEMTDTQAQHEADILGEAEAILHRRWTRQGTLSDPKAARDWLRVHCASMVAEIFGVILLDNKHRVLQTRELFRGTLDGCSVPPREVVRAVIACNAAAVILYHNHPSGISEPSGADVALTQVLKQALDLVGCRVLDHLVAGETITSLAARGLC encoded by the coding sequence ATGCGCACGGCAACGATCCGGACATCTCCCACGCGAACGGCGACGAGCCGAGTCAAAGTCGAGGGACTCACCAGCGAGCAGCAGGTTAGGAGCGAAGACGCAGCTCTATACCAACACCGCGACCCGGAAGAGATGACCGACACCCAGGCACAGCACGAGGCCGACATTCTGGGCGAGGCCGAGGCGATCTTGCATCGGCGCTGGACACGTCAGGGCACCCTGAGCGACCCGAAGGCGGCGCGCGATTGGTTGCGCGTGCATTGCGCAAGCATGGTCGCAGAGATCTTCGGCGTGATTTTGCTGGACAACAAACACAGGGTTCTTCAGACCCGCGAACTATTCCGAGGAACGCTGGACGGATGCAGCGTGCCTCCGCGCGAAGTGGTGCGCGCCGTCATCGCATGCAACGCCGCCGCTGTGATTCTTTATCACAACCACCCCAGCGGCATCAGCGAACCATCAGGCGCCGACGTGGCGCTGACGCAGGTGTTGAAACAGGCGCTGGATCTGGTCGGCTGTCGCGTGCTCGACCACCTGGTCGCCGGCGAGACCATCACCAGTCTGGCCGCCCGCGGCCTCTGCTGA
- a CDS encoding helix-turn-helix transcriptional regulator yields the protein MNIGGAIQMCRTRRQLSQADLAKLAGCSVSYLSMLENSKRDPTLSTVQKIAAGLRVPLEILFFLGADRGELSGIDKDLAGRLAMTALDLLNEPQGSPA from the coding sequence ATGAATATCGGTGGCGCCATCCAAATGTGCCGTACACGGCGTCAGCTTAGCCAGGCCGATTTGGCCAAGCTGGCTGGTTGTTCGGTCTCCTACCTGTCGATGCTTGAAAACTCGAAGCGAGATCCCACGCTCTCTACCGTGCAAAAAATTGCGGCCGGTCTAAGGGTGCCACTGGAGATCCTGTTCTTTTTAGGGGCAGACCGAGGAGAGCTTTCGGGTATCGACAAGGATCTTGCTGGTAGGTTGGCTATGACTGCGTTGGATTTGCTCAATGAACCCCAAGGCAGCCCAGCCTAA